From the Chitinolyticbacter meiyuanensis genome, one window contains:
- a CDS encoding TetR/AcrR family transcriptional regulator, with translation MRTRNETLADVRREQILAAAKRVFRLRGFHAARMEEICKEAELSPGSMYRHFTSKDAIIDELVEREFDDYLALVRRYLGSAEGIAALLDFKAADLADLLQGAQDDIGVESWAEIARNPGLMQRVAERDGQLRREVVDALRKAQQDGLIRADLPSLDGLANVLSALVSGLQVDFHVNPGLDRVATARALADVLRSYLKP, from the coding sequence ATGCGCACCCGTAACGAAACCCTGGCCGATGTCCGCCGTGAACAGATCCTCGCTGCTGCCAAGCGGGTATTCCGGCTGCGCGGTTTCCACGCTGCGCGCATGGAGGAAATCTGCAAGGAAGCCGAGCTCAGCCCTGGCTCCATGTATCGGCACTTCACCAGCAAGGACGCAATCATCGATGAATTGGTCGAGCGCGAATTCGATGACTATCTCGCGCTGGTGCGACGCTATCTGGGCAGTGCCGAAGGCATTGCCGCGCTGCTCGATTTCAAGGCGGCTGACCTGGCCGATTTGCTGCAAGGGGCTCAGGACGATATCGGAGTGGAGAGCTGGGCCGAGATCGCCCGCAATCCCGGTCTGATGCAGCGCGTGGCTGAACGCGACGGCCAGTTGCGCCGGGAAGTGGTGGACGCGCTGCGCAAGGCGCAGCAGGACGGCCTGATCCGCGCCGACCTGCCTAGCCTCGATGGTCTGGCCAATGTGCTGTCCGCACTGGTATCCGGGCTGCAGGTCGATTTCCACGTCAATCCCGGCCTGGACCGGGTGGCGACCGCGCGTGCGCTGGCCGATGTGCTGCGCAGCTATCTGAAGCCCTGA
- a CDS encoding TolC family protein, giving the protein MKSRIAPVLALLLGGCASMVNESPTQPPAAPAGWRNAAAVTPLAPATPWWQAYGDPQLDALVAAALAANADIAIAVERVAIARGHAGVADASGMLTMRAGADVQRTRVPRQRVSDLDEAGQLIFWDIPGYEENRRNVGVALSYELDLFGRVARARAAGQASLTAAEQDAAALRLLIAREVVLAYTDLRLAQVRLALLQQQQGLAGRMQHDAVARKRLGLVDRQAETSALNQGDRVQLGMLAERRQAAQAQARLAMLLGQDAASLPLADGPLPQAVLQVAPDLPVTVLGRRPDLLAAWQQVEVQRIGIEQARLLRYPRIALTGSAGFASNALGSFLDHDYLTWALGAGVDWLLFDGGRTEAEVATARAEHALAIAHYRKTMLNALREVEEALAEWQQAQQALPLLTAGEARAQRLLDDAAANQRLGRADRAARQEAELAWLEARLDEVEGQAARSRSFAQLNAALGW; this is encoded by the coding sequence ATGAAGTCCCGCATTGCCCCGGTGTTGGCGCTGCTGCTCGGCGGCTGCGCCAGCATGGTGAACGAGTCGCCCACCCAGCCACCGGCTGCCCCCGCGGGCTGGCGCAACGCTGCTGCTGTCACGCCGCTGGCACCGGCGACGCCCTGGTGGCAGGCCTACGGCGATCCTCAACTCGATGCACTGGTCGCCGCGGCGCTCGCTGCGAATGCCGACATCGCGATCGCTGTCGAGCGCGTGGCCATTGCCCGCGGCCATGCCGGCGTGGCCGACGCATCCGGCATGCTGACGATGCGCGCCGGCGCCGATGTGCAGCGCACCCGCGTGCCGCGGCAGCGGGTGTCCGATCTCGACGAGGCGGGTCAGCTGATTTTCTGGGATATCCCCGGCTATGAGGAAAACCGGCGGAACGTCGGCGTCGCACTGAGCTACGAGCTCGACCTGTTCGGCCGGGTGGCCCGCGCCCGTGCCGCTGGCCAAGCCAGCCTGACGGCGGCCGAGCAGGATGCAGCGGCACTCCGGCTGTTGATTGCCCGCGAGGTGGTGCTGGCCTACACCGATCTGCGTCTGGCCCAGGTCCGGCTGGCCCTGCTGCAACAGCAACAGGGGCTCGCCGGGCGCATGCAGCACGACGCCGTGGCGCGCAAGCGGCTCGGCCTCGTGGATCGGCAGGCCGAAACTTCGGCACTGAATCAAGGTGACCGGGTACAGCTGGGCATGCTGGCCGAGCGACGGCAGGCGGCCCAGGCCCAGGCTCGGTTGGCCATGCTGCTTGGGCAGGATGCGGCGTCGTTGCCGTTGGCCGATGGGCCGCTGCCACAGGCGGTGTTGCAGGTGGCGCCGGACTTGCCCGTCACTGTGCTGGGCCGCCGCCCCGATCTGCTGGCCGCCTGGCAGCAGGTCGAGGTGCAGCGCATCGGCATCGAGCAGGCGCGCTTGTTGCGCTATCCGCGCATCGCCCTGACCGGCAGTGCCGGCTTTGCCAGCAATGCGCTGGGTTCGTTCCTTGATCACGACTACCTGACCTGGGCGCTGGGGGCGGGTGTGGACTGGCTGCTGTTCGATGGCGGGCGTACCGAGGCCGAAGTGGCAACTGCACGGGCGGAACATGCGCTGGCGATTGCCCACTATCGCAAGACCATGCTGAACGCGCTGCGTGAGGTCGAGGAGGCCTTGGCCGAATGGCAGCAGGCGCAGCAAGCGCTGCCGCTGCTGACCGCTGGCGAAGCGCGGGCGCAACGCCTGCTGGACGACGCCGCGGCCAACCAGCGGCTTGGTCGCGCTGATCGGGCGGCCCGGCAGGAGGCGGAACTCGCTTGGCTGGAGGCCAGGCTGGACGAGGTCGAGGGCCAGGCAGCGCGCTCGCGCAGCTTCGCCCAGCTTAATGCCGCACTTGGCTGGTGA
- a CDS encoding ABC transporter permease → MSKVSLARASLRYEWRRYLAAVLAVTFAGLLIVVQVALLLGLLGSVSAVIDQSGAQVWIGYRGTQSVDLGRGILPSADLDARLHPAVARVEPLYQGYGDWRRDDGVAVTAVINGIDARPDGLAYAHLLTRAQRALLDEPGAVLIDVADRDKLNAYVGAPVEINGKRARIAGFVEGVRAVGGVTVLMGQPTLRQVLQATPDAQDITYLLLALRPGSDGERVVTDLAGSSSGRRHSLWLADDFSLQSQLYWLFESGAGIGAGVASLLGLVVGAVITSQTLASAILASLKEFAAMRALGVSRQALRNIVLEQAFWIGTCGLVLTGVLSLGIGVLANWAQVPMLFPSWLLLGCTAIILAIALLSGLYALRPLYKADPATLLR, encoded by the coding sequence ATGAGCAAGGTGTCGCTGGCTCGGGCTTCGCTGCGCTACGAATGGCGACGTTATCTCGCTGCCGTGCTGGCGGTGACGTTTGCCGGGCTGCTGATCGTAGTACAGGTTGCCTTGTTGCTGGGTCTGCTCGGCAGCGTGTCGGCTGTGATCGACCAGTCGGGGGCGCAGGTATGGATCGGCTATCGGGGCACGCAGAGCGTGGATCTGGGGCGGGGCATCCTGCCGTCGGCGGATCTCGATGCGCGGTTGCATCCGGCCGTGGCTCGGGTGGAGCCGCTCTATCAGGGTTACGGCGACTGGCGCCGCGACGATGGCGTGGCGGTGACCGCGGTCATCAATGGCATCGATGCCCGCCCGGATGGCCTGGCCTATGCGCACCTGCTGACGCGCGCGCAGCGTGCGCTGCTCGATGAGCCGGGTGCAGTGCTGATCGATGTGGCGGATCGCGACAAGCTCAATGCCTACGTCGGTGCACCGGTGGAAATCAACGGCAAGCGGGCGCGCATCGCCGGTTTTGTCGAAGGCGTGCGCGCGGTGGGCGGTGTGACGGTGCTGATGGGGCAGCCGACCCTGCGGCAGGTGCTGCAGGCGACGCCCGATGCGCAGGACATCACTTATTTGCTGCTCGCGCTGCGCCCCGGCAGCGATGGCGAGCGGGTGGTCACCGATCTGGCGGGATCGAGCAGCGGGCGCCGCCATTCGCTGTGGCTGGCCGACGATTTCTCGCTGCAATCGCAGCTCTACTGGTTGTTCGAATCCGGGGCCGGTATCGGCGCCGGCGTCGCATCGCTGCTGGGCTTGGTGGTCGGGGCGGTGATCACCAGCCAGACACTGGCGTCGGCCATCCTTGCGTCGCTGAAGGAATTCGCCGCCATGCGCGCGCTGGGCGTATCGCGCCAGGCACTACGCAACATCGTGCTGGAGCAGGCGTTCTGGATCGGTACCTGCGGCCTTGTGCTGACGGGAGTGCTGTCGCTCGGCATTGGGGTACTGGCGAACTGGGCACAGGTGCCGATGTTGTTTCCCAGCTGGCTGCTGCTGGGCTGCACCGCGATCATCCTGGCCATTGCCTTGCTGTCGGGCCTGTATGCGCTGCGGCCGCTGTACAAGGCCGATCCGGCCACGTTGCTGAGGTAG
- a CDS encoding HlyD family secretion protein, with protein MNWRKPTIWGAGLALVCALTAIWALADREQPESVAKPAELGAVARGRVDVEGGIVKLAAQRDGVIKSVPVGEGDQVRAGQVLAVLDDEQARLQAGLAEAEYRAARAETAPLRAKLTAARREVERLQQAVSAELAPGQSLDTARDDVAALQAELGVVDQRAQVLQRKWQVAEHEVSRHTVRAPSDGQIVRRDVRPGDGVSTLNVTPLFLFAPARPRVVRAEFEERFIAQLKPGSPVEIALEVDESRKFAGRLLRVSPAVGLRTRSDDPAEKQDVRVVEAVVALQAPQLLIGQRVIVRLPAAAGAPR; from the coding sequence ATGAACTGGCGGAAACCGACGATATGGGGGGCAGGCCTGGCGCTGGTCTGCGCCCTGACGGCCATCTGGGCACTGGCGGACCGGGAGCAGCCGGAGTCGGTGGCGAAACCGGCCGAGTTGGGGGCCGTTGCCCGCGGCCGTGTCGATGTCGAAGGGGGCATCGTCAAGCTGGCGGCCCAGCGCGACGGCGTGATCAAGTCGGTGCCGGTGGGTGAGGGCGACCAGGTCCGCGCCGGACAGGTGCTGGCGGTGCTGGACGATGAACAGGCCCGCCTGCAGGCCGGTCTCGCTGAAGCCGAGTACCGCGCGGCGCGGGCGGAAACGGCGCCGTTGCGCGCCAAGCTGACTGCCGCCCGCCGCGAGGTGGAGCGGTTGCAGCAGGCGGTGTCGGCTGAGCTGGCGCCAGGCCAATCTTTGGACACGGCGCGCGATGACGTCGCCGCCTTGCAGGCCGAGCTGGGCGTGGTGGATCAGCGTGCGCAGGTGCTGCAGCGCAAGTGGCAGGTGGCCGAGCATGAAGTCTCGCGGCATACGGTGCGGGCACCCAGCGATGGCCAGATCGTACGCCGCGACGTGCGGCCCGGCGATGGCGTCAGCACGTTGAACGTCACTCCGTTGTTCCTGTTCGCCCCGGCCCGGCCCCGTGTGGTGCGCGCCGAATTCGAAGAGCGCTTCATCGCCCAGCTGAAACCTGGTTCACCGGTCGAGATCGCGCTGGAAGTGGATGAGTCGCGCAAGTTCGCGGGGCGGCTGCTGCGCGTGTCGCCGGCCGTGGGCCTGCGCACGCGCAGCGACGATCCGGCGGAAAAACAGGACGTACGGGTGGTCGAAGCCGTGGTGGCGCTGCAGGCACCGCAATTGTTGATCGGCCAGCGTGTCATCGTGCGGCTGCCTGCTGCGGCCGGGGCGCCGCGATGA
- a CDS encoding ABC transporter ATP-binding protein, with amino-acid sequence MAKVVIRCEGIAKSFGAGELTQRVIRDASLALNAGELTLMMGPSGSGKSTFLAMLAGLMRPDQGTVTALDKALWQLDEGEIDRFRLQHCGFVFQGFNLFAALTAVENVVFPLQYGDLPQAEARERAMAALEDVGLAARAHLRPIELSGGEKQRVAIARALVKHPELIFADEPTSALDSHNGAIVVDLLHRIARERGAMVLVVTHDPRLHQRADRLIELEDGQIRRDERIQHNEAAADGGQEHA; translated from the coding sequence ATGGCCAAGGTCGTGATCCGGTGCGAGGGCATTGCCAAATCATTCGGCGCGGGCGAGCTGACCCAGCGAGTGATCCGTGACGCTTCGCTGGCGCTCAATGCCGGTGAGCTCACCCTGATGATGGGGCCATCCGGCTCCGGCAAGAGCACTTTTCTTGCCATGCTGGCCGGTCTGATGCGGCCCGATCAGGGAACGGTGACGGCGTTGGACAAGGCGCTGTGGCAACTGGACGAGGGCGAGATCGATCGCTTCCGGCTGCAGCACTGCGGCTTCGTGTTCCAGGGGTTCAACCTGTTTGCCGCGCTCACTGCCGTGGAGAACGTGGTCTTCCCCTTGCAGTACGGCGATCTGCCGCAGGCCGAAGCCCGCGAGCGGGCCATGGCCGCGCTGGAGGATGTCGGCCTCGCGGCACGGGCGCACTTGCGGCCGATCGAGCTCTCCGGCGGGGAAAAGCAGCGGGTGGCCATTGCTCGGGCGCTGGTCAAGCACCCCGAACTGATCTTTGCCGATGAGCCGACCAGTGCGCTCGACAGCCACAACGGCGCCATCGTCGTCGACCTGCTGCATCGGATTGCCCGTGAGCGTGGTGCCATGGTGCTGGTGGTCACCCACGATCCGCGGCTGCACCAACGTGCGGACCGGCTGATCGAGCTTGAAGACGGCCAGATCCGGCGCGACGAGCGCATCCAGCACAACGAAGCTGCCGCCGATGGCGGACAGGAGCACGCATGA
- a CDS encoding flavin reductase family protein, whose amino-acid sequence MHQAVAVPLIKSYLLLNHGPVTLVASAHGGVRNVMAASWAMPLDFDPPKVAVVIDAGTHSRKLIEASGEFVLAIPARHQAAMVEAVGNSSGRDHDKFAHHGLVTHPASLVGAPLIEGCLAWLECKVMPRPDNEARHDLFLAEVVAAWADPAVFSAGRWHFPDAARNSIHYVAGGQFFATGEPFQVGRE is encoded by the coding sequence ATGCATCAGGCCGTTGCCGTGCCACTGATCAAAAGCTACCTGCTGCTCAACCATGGCCCGGTGACGTTGGTGGCGAGCGCCCATGGCGGCGTACGCAATGTGATGGCTGCCTCCTGGGCGATGCCGCTCGATTTCGATCCGCCCAAGGTGGCAGTCGTGATCGATGCCGGCACGCACAGCCGCAAGCTGATCGAAGCGTCCGGCGAGTTCGTGCTGGCGATCCCGGCCCGGCACCAGGCCGCCATGGTCGAGGCCGTGGGCAACAGCAGCGGTCGCGACCACGACAAGTTTGCCCACCATGGCCTGGTGACGCACCCGGCCAGCCTCGTTGGCGCGCCATTGATCGAAGGTTGCCTGGCGTGGCTGGAGTGCAAGGTCATGCCCCGGCCGGACAACGAAGCACGGCACGATCTGTTCCTTGCCGAGGTGGTCGCCGCCTGGGCCGACCCGGCCGTGTTCTCGGCCGGCCGCTGGCATTTCCCCGATGCCGCGCGCAACAGCATCCACTACGTGGCAGGCGGGCAGTTCTTTGCCACCGGCGAACCATTCCAGGTGGGCCGGGAGTAG
- a CDS encoding DMT family transporter, with product MHWVYLILAIVFEVAGTTSMKLSEGFTRLWPSILIFVCYSLCAGFITLALKQLEIAVAYAIWAGVGTALIALIGMMYFKEPATTGKIVSLLLIVAGIAGLNLSGVSR from the coding sequence ATGCATTGGGTCTACCTGATTCTCGCCATCGTGTTCGAAGTGGCTGGCACCACCAGCATGAAATTGTCGGAAGGCTTCACCCGGCTCTGGCCCAGCATCCTGATCTTCGTCTGCTATAGCCTGTGTGCCGGCTTCATCACGCTCGCGCTCAAGCAGCTGGAGATCGCAGTGGCCTATGCCATCTGGGCCGGCGTCGGCACCGCGCTGATCGCGCTGATCGGCATGATGTATTTCAAGGAGCCGGCGACCACGGGCAAGATCGTGTCGCTGCTGCTGATCGTTGCCGGCATCGCCGGACTCAACCTGAGCGGGGTCAGCCGATGA
- a CDS encoding cytochrome ubiquinol oxidase subunit I, which produces MLPALEVVELSRLQFGLTAMFHFLFVPLTLGLSWILVICESVYVMTGQQIYKDMTRFWGKLFGINFAMGVTTGMTLEFQFGTNWAYYSHYVGDIFGVPLAIEGLMAFFLESTFVGLFFFGWNRLSKVQHLFVTFLVALGSNLSALWILIANGWMQNPVGAEFNYQTMRMELVSIAEVIFNPVAQAKFVHTLAAGYVAASMFVLGVSAWYLLKARDTGFALRSFAVAAGFGLASVCSVIVLGDESGYTTGEVQKVKLAAIEAEWDTHPAPAAITAFGLPNQEEERTDYAVRIPYVLGLIATRSVDQPVIGIKELRREHEARIKSGMLAYEALVALRAGTATEDLKRQFERHKMDLGFGLLLKKYTPNVVDATPAQINAAAGDTIPRVAPLFWSFRVMVGLGILFLFIFTASFWFLARKNLAPQRWLLKLAVVSIPLPWVAIMAGWFVAEYGRQPWTISGVLPTFLSASAVDAGQVWFSLIGLLTMYVLLFAIEMYLMLKYIRLGPSSLHTGRYFRETGAQTQSALAAQSNAS; this is translated from the coding sequence ATGCTGCCCGCCCTTGAAGTGGTGGAGTTGTCGCGGCTGCAATTCGGCTTGACCGCGATGTTCCACTTTCTGTTCGTCCCGCTCACGCTCGGGCTTTCCTGGATCCTGGTGATCTGCGAATCGGTCTACGTCATGACTGGCCAGCAGATCTACAAGGACATGACCCGCTTCTGGGGCAAGCTCTTCGGCATCAACTTCGCCATGGGTGTCACCACCGGGATGACGCTGGAGTTCCAGTTCGGCACCAATTGGGCCTACTACTCGCACTACGTCGGCGACATCTTCGGCGTGCCGCTGGCGATCGAAGGGCTGATGGCGTTCTTCCTGGAGTCCACCTTCGTTGGTCTGTTCTTCTTCGGCTGGAACCGGCTCTCCAAGGTGCAGCATCTGTTCGTCACCTTCCTGGTGGCGCTGGGTTCCAACCTTTCCGCACTGTGGATATTGATCGCCAACGGCTGGATGCAGAACCCGGTCGGCGCCGAGTTCAATTACCAGACCATGCGCATGGAGCTTGTCAGCATCGCCGAGGTGATCTTCAACCCGGTAGCGCAGGCCAAGTTCGTGCATACGCTGGCGGCGGGCTACGTGGCGGCGTCGATGTTCGTGCTCGGCGTATCGGCCTGGTATCTGTTGAAGGCGCGCGACACCGGCTTTGCGCTGCGCTCGTTCGCGGTGGCAGCGGGCTTCGGCCTGGCGTCGGTCTGTTCGGTGATCGTGCTGGGCGACGAATCGGGCTATACCACCGGCGAAGTGCAGAAGGTGAAGCTCGCCGCGATCGAGGCGGAATGGGATACCCACCCGGCGCCGGCGGCGATCACCGCGTTTGGCCTGCCCAACCAGGAAGAGGAGCGCACCGACTATGCAGTACGCATCCCCTATGTGCTTGGCCTGATCGCCACCCGCTCGGTGGATCAGCCGGTGATCGGCATTAAGGAGCTGCGCCGCGAACATGAGGCGCGCATCAAGAGTGGCATGCTGGCCTACGAGGCGCTGGTGGCCTTGCGCGCCGGTACGGCGACCGAGGATCTGAAGCGCCAGTTCGAGCGCCACAAGATGGACCTCGGTTTTGGCCTGCTGCTGAAGAAGTACACGCCCAACGTGGTCGATGCCACTCCGGCGCAGATCAATGCGGCGGCGGGCGATACGATTCCGCGCGTGGCGCCACTGTTCTGGTCGTTCCGGGTGATGGTGGGACTCGGCATCCTGTTCCTGTTCATCTTCACCGCGTCGTTCTGGTTCCTCGCCAGGAAGAACCTCGCGCCGCAGCGCTGGCTGCTCAAGCTCGCCGTGGTGTCGATTCCGCTGCCATGGGTGGCCATCATGGCAGGCTGGTTCGTCGCCGAGTACGGTCGCCAGCCCTGGACGATCTCCGGCGTGCTGCCGACCTTCCTATCGGCCTCGGCCGTCGATGCCGGCCAGGTGTGGTTCAGCCTGATCGGGCTGCTGACGATGTACGTGCTGCTGTTCGCCATCGAGATGTATCTGATGCTGAAGTACATCCGCCTGGGGCCATCGAGCCTGCATACCGGTCGCTACTTCCGCGAGACCGGTGCTCAAACCCAGAGCGCGCTGGCTGCGCAATCGAACGCATCGTAA
- a CDS encoding DUF2147 domain-containing protein has product MKTILILLLVPLIAPAMAADAPAGLWRFVDDDSVIEFKRCDGDALCAVLRKLPNAKTLATLSATQQREAPSWCGKPLLGDLKPDGVGVWRGGWVYDPESAKRYSATLKQTQDKLKLLAFVGTEWLAESMVLEPWQGAAPSCP; this is encoded by the coding sequence ATGAAGACCATTCTGATACTGTTGCTGGTGCCGCTGATCGCTCCGGCCATGGCAGCAGACGCGCCTGCCGGCCTGTGGCGCTTCGTCGATGACGACTCGGTGATCGAGTTCAAGCGTTGCGACGGCGATGCGCTCTGCGCAGTGCTGCGCAAGCTGCCCAATGCCAAGACACTCGCCACACTCTCGGCCACGCAGCAACGTGAAGCGCCCTCCTGGTGCGGCAAGCCGTTGTTGGGTGATCTCAAGCCCGATGGTGTCGGCGTCTGGCGTGGCGGCTGGGTCTACGATCCCGAATCGGCCAAGCGCTACAGCGCCACGCTGAAGCAGACCCAGGACAAGCTGAAACTGCTGGCTTTCGTCGGCACGGAATGGCTGGCGGAGAGCATGGTGCTCGAACCCTGGCAGGGTGCGGCGCCAAGCTGCCCCTGA
- the cydX gene encoding cytochrome bd-I oxidase subunit CydX produces the protein MWYFAWILGLGLALAFGIINVMWLESHYAFGARTADATQEKFERYRNKRKKRK, from the coding sequence ATGTGGTACTTCGCCTGGATACTGGGGCTCGGCCTGGCGCTCGCCTTCGGCATCATCAACGTGATGTGGCTGGAAAGCCACTATGCCTTTGGCGCGCGCACTGCCGACGCCACCCAGGAAAAATTCGAGCGCTATCGCAACAAACGCAAGAAAAGGAAGTGA
- a CDS encoding GbsR/MarR family transcriptional regulator, translating into MQLTPLTERFVLHFGEMGSRWGINRTVGQIYALLFISPLALNADEIAETLSFSRSNVSMGMKELMGWRLAKLIHRSGDRRDYFEAPKDIWEIFRTLAEEKRRREIEPTLSMLREALLETPQTDEERYAQGRMREMYELIEMATAWFDEVQRLSPETLAGLMRLGAKVQKVLGFTDRLRGEG; encoded by the coding sequence ATGCAACTCACACCACTGACCGAACGCTTTGTCCTGCACTTTGGCGAGATGGGCAGCCGCTGGGGCATCAACCGCACCGTGGGCCAGATCTACGCGCTGTTGTTCATTTCGCCGCTGGCGTTGAACGCCGACGAGATCGCCGAAACGCTGAGCTTTTCCCGTTCCAACGTCAGCATGGGGATGAAAGAACTGATGGGCTGGCGCCTGGCCAAGCTTATCCATCGCTCGGGCGATCGACGCGATTATTTCGAGGCGCCGAAGGATATCTGGGAGATCTTCCGCACGCTGGCCGAGGAAAAGCGCCGCCGCGAGATTGAGCCCACGCTGTCGATGCTGCGTGAAGCCTTGCTGGAAACGCCGCAGACCGACGAGGAGCGCTACGCCCAAGGCCGCATGCGCGAGATGTACGAATTGATCGAGATGGCCACCGCCTGGTTCGACGAGGTGCAGCGCCTCTCGCCCGAAACACTGGCCGGGCTGATGCGGCTGGGCGCCAAGGTGCAGAAGGTGCTCGGCTTCACCGATCGCCTGCGTGGCGAGGGCTGA
- the cydB gene encoding cytochrome d ubiquinol oxidase subunit II, producing the protein MLDYETLKLVWWGLIVLLMLGFALTGGWDLGVATLLPWMGRTDDERRVVINTIGPTWEGNQTWLITFGAALFAAWPLVYAAAFSVLYVALVFTLFALFLRPVGFDYRSKLPDPRWRGAWDWGLFVGGVFPALVFGVAIGNLFLGLPFRYDETLRVSYHGGFLGLFSGFTVLTGVLAVAMLALHGAAFLYLRSDAHVAERARRATVVAGLVTAGLFAMLGVWMQSLSGFGIGRIGDVNGVVTPLQKEVVRGVGLWLANYRALPQLWLIPAAGVLLPLLACLAAWLRWRWAALAATGGSVVAIIVTAGIALFPFVLPSSIDPVSSLTAWDAVSSHKTLTIMLAVVAIFVPLIAIYTSWVYRVMRGTVTIEQIQRETHTSY; encoded by the coding sequence ATGCTCGACTATGAAACGCTGAAACTGGTGTGGTGGGGGCTGATCGTCCTTCTGATGCTGGGCTTTGCCCTCACCGGCGGCTGGGATCTCGGCGTGGCCACCTTGCTGCCGTGGATGGGCCGTACCGACGACGAGCGCCGCGTGGTGATCAACACCATCGGCCCTACCTGGGAGGGCAACCAGACCTGGCTGATCACCTTCGGCGCCGCGCTGTTCGCGGCCTGGCCGCTGGTGTATGCGGCGGCGTTCTCGGTGCTATACGTGGCGCTGGTCTTCACGCTGTTCGCACTGTTCCTGCGCCCGGTGGGCTTTGACTACCGCAGCAAGCTGCCAGACCCGCGCTGGCGTGGTGCCTGGGACTGGGGGCTGTTCGTCGGAGGTGTATTCCCGGCGCTGGTGTTCGGCGTGGCCATTGGCAACCTGTTCCTCGGCCTGCCATTCCGCTACGACGAAACCTTGCGGGTGAGCTACCACGGGGGCTTCCTCGGCCTGTTCAGCGGCTTCACCGTGCTGACCGGCGTGCTGGCGGTCGCCATGCTGGCACTGCACGGCGCGGCTTTCCTCTACTTGAGAAGCGACGCCCACGTGGCCGAGCGGGCACGGCGCGCCACGGTGGTAGCGGGGTTGGTCACCGCCGGCCTGTTCGCGATGCTCGGTGTCTGGATGCAATCGCTGTCCGGGTTCGGCATCGGCAGGATCGGCGACGTGAACGGCGTGGTCACGCCGCTGCAGAAGGAAGTGGTACGCGGGGTCGGGCTATGGCTGGCCAACTACCGTGCATTGCCGCAACTGTGGCTGATCCCGGCGGCGGGCGTGCTGTTGCCGCTGTTGGCGTGCCTCGCGGCGTGGCTGCGCTGGCGCTGGGCGGCGCTCGCGGCCACCGGTGGCAGCGTGGTTGCCATCATCGTCACCGCCGGCATCGCGCTGTTCCCGTTCGTGCTGCCGTCCAGCATCGACCCGGTGTCCAGCCTGACCGCGTGGGATGCCGTGTCCAGCCACAAGACGCTGACCATCATGCTGGCGGTGGTGGCGATCTTCGTGCCGCTGATCGCCATCTACACCAGCTGGGTATACCGCGTGATGCGCGGCACAGTGACGATCGAGCAGATCCAGCGCGAGACCCACACCAGTTACTGA